A single Natrinema pellirubrum DSM 15624 DNA region contains:
- a CDS encoding CBS domain-containing protein: protein MEVVSERTKPKVKDYMTRDVATVSPDETVGEVSARIAESDEHSGFPVCERRRVEGFISARDLLLADDDDPIFTVMATDLLVAHPDMKVTDAARVILRSGIQKLPVVDDAGNLVGIISNADVIRSQIERATPEKVGKLKRTLEQIHEIELTEERRTVALADLTPTQGRVYADELEGRRYELERGLAEPLVVIDNGGTLLLADGHHRVLAADRLDIDEMDAYVIVIDHEIDLGMARTAEKEDLERIDDIDVVDYARHPLVQTTKRLQSDGSGTDDGQ from the coding sequence ATGGAGGTCGTGTCGGAGCGAACGAAGCCCAAGGTCAAAGACTACATGACGCGCGACGTCGCGACGGTATCGCCGGACGAAACCGTCGGCGAGGTCTCGGCCCGGATCGCGGAGAGCGACGAACACAGCGGCTTTCCGGTCTGTGAGCGCCGCCGCGTCGAGGGCTTCATCAGCGCCCGCGACCTGCTGCTGGCCGACGACGACGATCCGATCTTTACCGTGATGGCGACCGATCTGCTGGTCGCCCATCCCGACATGAAGGTGACCGACGCCGCGCGGGTCATCCTCCGGTCGGGTATTCAGAAACTCCCCGTCGTCGACGACGCGGGCAACCTCGTGGGGATCATCTCCAACGCCGACGTCATCCGCAGCCAGATCGAGCGAGCCACCCCCGAGAAAGTCGGCAAACTCAAACGGACCTTGGAGCAGATCCACGAGATCGAACTCACGGAGGAACGCCGGACCGTCGCCCTCGCCGATCTCACGCCCACCCAGGGCCGGGTCTACGCCGACGAACTCGAGGGTCGCCGGTACGAACTCGAGCGGGGACTGGCCGAGCCGCTGGTGGTCATCGACAACGGCGGCACGCTCTTGCTGGCCGATGGCCACCACCGCGTGCTGGCGGCCGACCGGCTGGACATCGACGAGATGGACGCCTACGTCATCGTCATCGATCACGAGATCGACCTGGGAATGGCCCGCACGGCGGAAAAGGAAGACTTGGAACGGATCGACGACATCGACGTCGTCGACTACGCGCGTCACCCGCTCGTCCAGACGACGAAGCGACTCCAGTCCGACGGCAGCGGAACAGACGACGGGCAATAG
- the gatB gene encoding Asp-tRNA(Asn)/Glu-tRNA(Gln) amidotransferase subunit GatB: MTAQTVQQGDLVTVIGLEVHVQLETDTKIFCGCSTEPTDEPNENVCPVCLGLPGALPVLNEGAVEAAVKIGKAIDADIPEETRFHRKNYYYPDLPKNFQITQYDEPICQDGDLEIAVEGQRRTVAIERAHLEEDPGSLQHVGGGGGIDSAEYTLVDYNRAGTPLMEIVTAPDFRSPGEVRAFLAELEEVLEYLGVFDAERDGSLRIDANLSIIPEEDIEGDDTDEIGIDALESANRTEVKNISSHKGAEKALAYEETRQKNAIQRGRAVEQETRHWDESRGITVSMRSKEEEKDYRYFEEADLPPLRVSDWKDEIAIPELPSARRERFQAEYGLSEEAASKLTSTKQVADFYEDVAGEFDPDLAATWVADNLLGELNYRDIEITEIEGRLEEITRLVELVAEDEITAKNARETVLRSMLDDGRTPDEVVAEEGLGKTGEDEVQQAVVEAIDENPDAVDDYESGDDGAINFLVGQVMQKTGGSADPGDVNQLLRAELEE; the protein is encoded by the coding sequence ATGACTGCCCAGACCGTCCAGCAGGGCGACCTCGTGACCGTCATCGGCCTCGAGGTCCACGTCCAGCTGGAGACCGACACGAAGATCTTCTGTGGCTGTTCGACCGAGCCGACCGACGAGCCCAACGAGAACGTCTGCCCGGTCTGTCTCGGCCTGCCGGGGGCGCTGCCGGTGCTGAACGAGGGAGCCGTCGAAGCCGCGGTCAAGATCGGCAAGGCGATCGACGCCGACATCCCCGAGGAGACCCGGTTCCACCGCAAGAACTACTACTACCCCGACCTCCCCAAGAACTTCCAGATCACCCAATACGACGAGCCGATCTGTCAGGACGGCGACCTCGAGATCGCCGTCGAGGGCCAGCGCCGGACCGTCGCGATCGAACGGGCCCACTTGGAAGAGGACCCGGGCAGCCTCCAGCACGTCGGCGGCGGTGGCGGCATCGATTCGGCGGAGTACACCCTCGTCGACTACAACCGCGCCGGGACGCCGCTGATGGAGATCGTCACCGCGCCGGACTTCCGCAGCCCCGGCGAGGTCCGGGCCTTCCTCGCGGAACTCGAGGAAGTCCTGGAGTACCTGGGCGTCTTCGACGCCGAACGCGACGGCAGCCTGCGGATCGACGCCAACCTCTCGATCATTCCCGAGGAAGACATCGAGGGCGACGACACCGACGAGATCGGGATCGACGCACTCGAGTCGGCCAACCGCACCGAGGTCAAGAACATCTCGAGCCACAAGGGTGCCGAGAAGGCCCTGGCCTACGAGGAGACCCGCCAGAAAAACGCCATCCAACGGGGCCGCGCGGTCGAACAGGAAACCCGTCACTGGGACGAGTCCCGCGGCATTACGGTCTCGATGCGCTCGAAGGAAGAGGAGAAGGACTACCGCTACTTCGAGGAGGCCGACCTCCCGCCGCTGCGCGTCTCGGACTGGAAGGACGAAATCGCGATCCCGGAACTTCCCTCGGCCCGCCGGGAACGGTTCCAGGCGGAGTACGGCCTGAGCGAGGAGGCCGCTTCCAAACTCACCTCCACGAAACAGGTCGCGGACTTCTACGAGGACGTCGCCGGCGAGTTCGATCCCGATCTGGCGGCGACGTGGGTCGCGGACAACCTGCTGGGTGAACTCAACTACCGCGACATCGAGATTACGGAGATCGAGGGCCGCCTCGAGGAGATCACGCGGCTCGTCGAACTCGTCGCCGAGGACGAGATCACGGCGAAAAACGCCCGCGAGACCGTCCTGCGGTCGATGCTCGACGACGGCCGAACCCCCGACGAGGTCGTCGCCGAGGAGGGACTTGGCAAGACCGGCGAGGACGAAGTCCAGCAAGCGGTCGTCGAGGCCATCGACGAGAACCCCGACGCCGTCGACGACTACGAGAGCGGTGACGACGGCGCGATCAATTTCCTGGTCGGACAGGTGATGCAAAAGACCGGGGGCAGCGCGGATCCCGGCGACGTGAACCAGCTGCTACGGGCCGAACTCGAGGAATAG
- a CDS encoding AbrB/MazE/SpoVT family DNA-binding domain-containing protein, translating into MSTDRVDAESKVSGNQANIPARIRRQLDIDDGDRLRWYVGDDGTVRVEVVHRRGGSFADFTGYDGDEETDATTDHDAWGVE; encoded by the coding sequence ATGAGTACCGATAGGGTCGACGCCGAGAGCAAGGTCTCCGGGAATCAGGCCAATATTCCCGCGCGAATCCGTCGGCAACTCGATATCGATGACGGTGATCGACTTCGGTGGTACGTCGGAGATGACGGAACGGTCCGAGTGGAGGTCGTTCACCGCCGCGGTGGCTCGTTCGCTGATTTCACCGGATACGACGGTGACGAGGAGACCGACGCAACGACGGATCACGACGCCTGGGGAGTCGAATAG
- a CDS encoding type II toxin-antitoxin system VapC family toxin, whose product MPRAVVDTSVLFAASYRRDGAHEAALPILRGIDDQSLPEAVVLDYVLAETLNGLTTHAGHEPAVDFLDRIEENARFHLVSISADTLATAKSLFRRHSGLSFVDVCIVAYMQANDVECLYAFDDDFDRIDEITRLETATNPYDPR is encoded by the coding sequence ATGCCGCGTGCGGTCGTCGATACGTCGGTGCTGTTTGCCGCGAGTTACCGCCGAGACGGGGCACACGAAGCCGCACTTCCGATTCTTCGCGGGATCGACGATCAGTCCCTGCCCGAGGCGGTCGTCCTCGATTACGTTCTCGCGGAGACGCTCAATGGACTGACGACACACGCGGGTCACGAGCCGGCCGTCGATTTTCTTGACCGTATAGAAGAAAACGCCAGATTTCACCTCGTTTCGATATCAGCTGATACGTTGGCGACAGCGAAATCGCTGTTTCGCCGGCATAGCGGCCTTTCGTTCGTCGACGTTTGTATTGTCGCGTATATGCAAGCCAACGATGTCGAATGCCTGTACGCGTTCGACGACGATTTCGATCGCATCGACGAGATCACTCGACTCGAGACGGCCACGAATCCGTACGATCCGCGCTGA